The Fusarium oxysporum Fo47 chromosome II, complete sequence genome includes a region encoding these proteins:
- a CDS encoding oligomeric golgi complex component, COG2-domain-containing protein, whose protein sequence is MAAAPDNLSSSMADLRVSAPFTLSGSDTSSVDEDAPLPFPEALPRADFLAQDFQPAAYLSALPHRHQTLEDLRSDLRDRSAAISSELLELVNSNYTAFLSLGSELRGGDDKVEDVKVSLLGFRRAVEEVKTKVTERKEETNALNGELRGVRSAIEKGRKMIELSERLASLEERLSLDSLPNNEEWDEESEEEDEDDNYGSSPTRLLVSAQECSRITKLLESLDPDAPFVIKMEERLTRCRNTLLLDLGNALKEAKKAGVKGQDRVLKCLAIYRVLDAQSEAVKALRGSS, encoded by the coding sequence ATGGCCGCCGCGCCAGACAACCTCTCATCCTCCATGGCAGATCTCAGAGTATCCGCTCCATTTACACTCTCCGGCTCAGACACTTCCTCTGTCGATGAAGATGCTCCTCTCCCATTTCCTGAAGCTCTCCCACGCGCCGACTTCTTAGCTCAAGACTTCCAACCTGCCGCCTATCTATCTGCTTTACCACATCGCCACCAAACTCTCGAGGATTTGCGATCAGATCTTCGCGACAGGAGTGCTGCGATCAGCTCTGAACTACTCGAACTCGTCAATTCGAACTACACAGCCTTTCTTTCGCTCGGCAGCGAACTGCGCGGCGGCGATGACAAGGTCGAGGATGTCAAGGTTTCTCTACTTGGTTTCCGACGAGCTGTAGAGGAAGTCAAGACGAAAGTTACGGAGCGAAAAGAGGAGACGAATGCCCTCAACGGAGAGCTACGTGGCGTACGATCAGCTATTGAGAAGGGACGCAAGATGATTGAGCTCTCTGAGCGTCTTGCATCACTAGAAGAACGCCTGTCCCTGGATAGTTTACCGAACAATGAAGAGTGGGACGAAGAAagcgaggaggaagacgaggacgacAACTACGGAAGCTCCCCAACAAGGCTACTTGTTTCGGCACAAGAATGCAGCCGCATCACAAAGCTACTCGAGTCTTTAGACCCAGATGCCCCGTTTGTgatcaagatggaggaaCGTTTGACACGGTGCAGAAACACGTTGCTGCTGGACTTGGGCAATGCTCtaaaagaagcaaagaaggcTGGTGTAAAAGGACAGGATAGAGTGTTGAAATGCCTGGCGATATATAGAGTGCTAGATGCACAATCAGAAGCCGTCAAGGCCCTCAGAGGCAGTTCATAG
- a CDS encoding ribosomal protein L1-like protein → MAPIDRCLASMARLSLLQTPRPAIPTIPKFLAPAAAQQVRQASVVRIKKTKKKKALPKDFKRHNLAKREFPQYSLCEAMRVLRAVEVGQPPASVKYEIHINLKTARNGPVIKNSVRLPHPVQSDWQIAVICPEGSEIAQQATAAGAVAVGQETLFEAIKKEQINFDRLICHEASEGALNKAGLGKILGPKGLMPSKRMRTIVPDVVKSMRDSAGAADYRERQGVIRMAIGQLGYSPDQLKNNIKVLLNKVKAECAEISEEVHKEVHEVILSTTHGPGISLNGKLKDAEEQITPEALSSIM, encoded by the exons ATGGCGCCAATCGACCGCTGCTTGGCCTCCATGGCCAGGCTATCCCTCCTCCAGACTCCTCGACCGGCAATTCCCACGATACCGAAGTTCCTCGCCCCGGCGGCTGCTCAACAAGTTCGACAGGCTTCGGTTGTGAGAAtcaagaagacaaagaagaagaaggcgttGCCTAAGGACTTCAAGAGACATAACTTGGCCAAGAGGGAATTCCCTCAATACTCGTTATGTGAAGCTATGAG AGTCCTACGAGCCGTTGAAGTTGGACAACCGCCTGCTTCGGTCAAGTACGAAAttcacatcaacctcaagacCGCCCGAAACGGACCCGTCATCAAGAACAGCGTCCGACTTCCCCACCCCGTCCAGAGCGATTGGCAAATTGCCGTCATCTGCCCCGAAGGCAGCGAGATCGCTCAGCAAGCCACCGCCGCAGGTGCTGTAGCCGTCGGTCAAGAAACCCTCTTCGAAGCCATCAAAAAGGAACAGATCAACTTCGACCGTCTCATCTGCCACGAGGCTAGCGAAGGAGCTCTCAACAAAGCCGGTCTAGGAAAAATCCTCGGTCCCAAGGGTCTCATGCCCAGCAAGCGTATGCGAACCATCGTCCCCGACGTCGTCAAGTCGATGCGAGACTCTGCTGGTGCAGCTGATTATCGTGAGAGACAGGGTGTTATTCGTATGGCTATTGGACAGTTGGGTTACTCGCCGGATcagctcaagaacaacatcaagGTGTTGCtgaacaaggtcaaggcagAGTGTGCGGAGATTTCAGAGGAAGTGCACAAGGAGGTTCACGAGGTTATTCTCAGCACAACCCATGGACCTGGCATAAGCTTGAATGGAAAGTTGAAGGATGCAGAGGAGCAGATTACCCCCGAGGCATTGTCGAGCATCATGTAA